From the genome of Anopheles moucheti chromosome 3, idAnoMoucSN_F20_07, whole genome shotgun sequence, one region includes:
- the LOC128304137 gene encoding fez family zinc finger protein erm: protein MVYFSPRGMQEPCSPPGIPLTAKSPTMEGAVPDAESATDTERHNVPSPHETTVTTVTSAASSIGVAESVRSVVNRPVAKIQRPSGGTLKFSIANIMGQAEEEEEHEEEEVRHDRAEEDHEEDEEEDEMEEDVEEDDEDAVVDVASDDDTIELSMTSPGSSNPFRKRRHDSHEKSMSPVSATSSSPCYEPPSAAVSSVAEAYDSAFKKYVPNSMHQFVANNRHQELLSQYPLLYYPGQLMCAAAQYAALTHQHHQQQQQQQQQQQHHHHHHHHHAAAVAALHPYGTAGRLHSPTLSPPPTGAGMQAVSSAVPTPGVHGHGTINGRHIHGGSHGHHQLLSAAAAAAAAAAAAAANHSKPSAKRANLNLSASSTCSSVSSSASSVGGSPGGSGPDGSPTSAAAAAAAAAMAAKQKTFACPECGKVFNAHYNLTRHMPVHTGARPFICKICGKGFRQASTLCRHKIIHTSEKPHKCQTCGKAFNRSSTLNTHTRIHAGYKPYICEYCGKGFHQKGNYKNHKLTHSGDKAYKCTICNKAFHQIYNLTFHMHTHNDKKPFTCKICAKGFCRNFDLKKHMRKLHDVSLGGGHKRSRSCGTPQHHRGASLDVPSQHSPSRSPGHQHPSLPPPPPPPPQLPPSASSSTPAPTPASSPSTHHHSSQPHLHHPLHLHGSALPHVPPHPHGHIGVVPTGELQSRSSPVSWSSASSLAALHHSAVAAAAMRNGVADYGSPFLMPTGRHHQRLAAAAAVTDSPFIGKVF, encoded by the exons ATGGTTTATTTT AGTCCCCGTGGTATGCAGGAACCGTGTAGCCCACCAGGAATACCGCTGACAGCGAAGAGTCCCACGATGGAAGGCGCCGTACCGGATGCAGAGTCCGCCACGGATACGGAACGGCACAATGTCCCCAGTCCGCATGAGACCACCGTTACCACCGTTACGAGTGCGGCTTCCAGCATCGGTGTGGCCGAAAGTGTACGGTCGGTGGTCAATCGGCCGGTGGCTAAAATTCAACGACCCAGCGGCGGTACGTTGAAGTTTTCCATCGCCAACATTATGGGACAGGctgaagaggaggaggagcaTGAGGAGGAGGAAGTGCGGCACGATCGTGCGGAAGAGGATCACGAGGAGgatgaggaggaggacgaGATGGAGGAGGATGTGGAGGAGGATGATGAGGATGCGGTGGTGGATGTGGCCAGTGATGACGACACTATTGAACTGTCGATGACGTCCCCTGGCAGTAGTAACCCGTTCCGGAAGCGACGCCATGACAGTCACGAGAAGTCGATGAGCCCAGTGTCGGCGACAAGTTCGAGCCCTTGCTATGAACCACCGTCCGCGGCGGTTAGCTCTGTGGCGGAAGCATACGATTCCGCGTTCAAGAAGTATGTCCCAAACTCGATGCATCAGTTCGTGGCCAATAATCGTCACCAGGAGCTGCTGAGTCAATATCCGCTGTTGTACTATCCGGGACAGTTGATGTGTGCAGCGGCACAGTACGCCGCCCTTACAcaccaacatcatcagcagcagcaacagcagcaacaacagcagcagcatcatcaccatcatcatcatcatcatgcggCGGCCGTAGCGGCGCTACATCCATACGGTACCGCTGGACGTCTGCACAGTCCCACGCTGTCACCACCTCCGACTGGGGCTGGAATGCAGGCGGTCAGTTCCGCAGTTCCTACACCGGGTGTACACGGACATGGGACGATAAATGGGCGCCACATACATGGAGGTTCTCATGGACACCATCAGCTACTGtctgccgctgcggctgccgcagctgctgcagctgccgcCGCCGCAAACCACAGCAAACCGAGCGCGAAACGGGCCAACCTGAATCTGTCCGCCAGCAGTACCTGTTCTTCGGTGAGTTCCAGCGCCAGCTCCGTGGGAGGTTCTCCCGGCGGCAGTGGTCCCGATGGTTCGCCCACCTCGGCGGCTGCTGCCGCAGCGGCCGCGGCAATGGCCGCCAAGCAGAAAACGTTCGCCTGTCCCGAGTGCGGCAAGGTGTTCAATGCGCATTACAATCTCACCCGCCACATGCCAGTGCACACGGGCGCCCGGCCATTCATTTGCAAAATCTGCGGCAAAGGCTTTCGGCAGGCGTCGACCCTCTGTCGGCACAAGATCATTCACACCTCGGAAAAGCCGCACAAGTGTCAGACGTGCGGCAAGGCGTTCAACCGCTCGTCCACGCTGAACACGCACACCCGGATCCATGCGGGGTACAAGCCGTACATCTGCGAGTACTGTGGCAAGgggttccaccagaagggtaaCTACAAGAACCACAAGCTGACGCACAGTGGCGATAAGGCGTACAAGTGCACGATCTGCAACAAGGCGTTTCACCAGATATACAACCTGACCTTCCACATGCACACCCACAACGACAAGAAGCCGTTCACGTGCAAGATCTGCGCCAAGGGCTTCTGTCGGAACTTCGATCTGAAGAAGCACATGCGGAAGCTGCACGACGTGAGTCTCGGCGGTGGCCACAAGCGGTCGAGAAGTTGTGGAACTCCGCAGCATCATCGGGGCGCCTCACTGGACGTGCCCAGTCAGCATTCGCCGTCGAGATCTCCCGGACATCAGCATCCATCCttaccaccgccaccgccaccaccaccacaacttCCACCTTCGGCTTCCTCCTCAACTCCAGCTCCAACTCCAGCGAGTTCACCCTCCACTCACCACCATTCGTCCCAGCCGCATCTGCACCATCCGCTTCATCTGCACGGGTCCGCCTTACCGCATGTACCACCGCATCCACACGGTCACATCGGTGTGGTCCCGACCGGGGAGTTGCAGTCCCGCTCGTCGCCCGTTTCGTGGTCCAGTGCATCCTCACTAGCCGCCCTCCATCACAGCGCCGTCGCCGCGGCCGCAATGCGCAACGGAGTGGCCGACTATGGGAGTCCCTTTCTCATGCCGACAGGGCGTCACCATCAGCGGTTAGCAGCGGCCGCAGCCGTCACCGACAGTCCCTTTATCGGGAAGGTATTCTGA